Below is a window of Nicotiana tabacum cultivar K326 chromosome 19, ASM71507v2, whole genome shotgun sequence DNA.
GAGGTATTACCCAAGGTCGGGCTTCAAGAGCAGAGGTGGTGAAGATAGATACATATTTAGTTCTTGCAGAGCTTGTACGCAATCGGGCGTCTACTCAAGGTCGTTATCCTTTTTTAGCACGCCAAAAAATCTATTACATCTATCGGATGACCGCGAGATAAATCTCGATAGAGCTGCGAATCGACCAGTCAACCTTTGGACTTGTTTCTTAGTAGTCAGTTGCTCCGGTATCCCtttgatggctttgatttggtcCGAGTTGACTTCGATTCCTCGTTGTGACACTAAGAAACCCAAAACATCCCTGAGGCTACGCCAAACGCGCATTTCTCTGGGTTTAGTTTCATTTCGTACCGTCTTAGTATGTCAAAAACTTCCTTCAAATGGTCGATAAGGTCCTCCGCCTTTAAGCATTTGACCAACATGTCGTTGATAGATACCTCCATGGTCTTGCCAAGCTATTCCTTGAACATTTTTGTGACCAATCTTTGATAGGTAGATCCTCCGTTTTTCAACCCGAACtgcatgaccctataacaatatgttcctcgGTGAGTGATGAACATGATTTTCTCCTAATCCTCTTTTTCCATATGTATCTGGTTATAGCCCGAGTACGTGTCCAGAAAACTCAGCAGCTCATGCCCGGCTGTCGCATCGATGAGCTGGTCAATATGTGGTATTTCGACTCCTTAATTGAGCCATTTTCTAATAGCTTCTCCACCTCCTCGTGGACGACATCATTGATGGAGGAGTTGAATTTTCTTCTAACCTGCCTTACCAGGGGGTAGAATGGATCAACGTTCAGTTTGTGTGTGGCGATCTCCTTGGGGATACCCAtcatatctgcatggctgaaggCAAACAAATCTACGTTAGTTATTAAAAATTGGCTAAATTTTACCTGGTTCTTGGAGTTTGCAGCCGATGTAGGCATTTTTGCTGGAGTCGCTAGGGTATAATTGAATGGTGTCGAGGTCCTCTATGGTTGAGTCCACGGCTTTGGCCGGTTCGGAATCCATAATGACGTCCCTGGATCTCTTCTTGCATCGACCTCGACCCTcttgattgctatgcctctttttcCTTGACTTTCTTCTGTTGGGTTATCATGCTATCTAAGGCGATATGGTAGCATTCCCGGGAAGTGTGTTGTTCTCCCCGTATGCTGAATATCCCCCAAGGTGTTGGGAACTTGATCACTTGGTATAGGCTGGAGGGGCTGACTTTCATGGGATGTATCCTTGGTCGTCCTACTATGGCATTATATGTGGTGgcttggtccatgatgtggaacgtTGTCTCTAGAGTTATGCCACCGGCCAAGACAGGGAGTATAATTTCACCGATGTTTGTTCAATTGCATTATTAAAACCAATTAGTGTGATGCAACGTGGaactatcttgtcctcgagtctTATCTGGGCGAATACTAGGGCATGGATAATTCATGCTCCACTCCCATCATCTACCATGATACATTTGACATCAGTATCTAAAATTCATAAAGTAATGACGAGAGCATCGTTGCGAGGGAAAGTCAAACCGTCGGCATCTGACTCATCGAatatgatactttcttcgagtctgTCATACCGTTCGTGAGTGATAGATCTTTTGAGCTTGTGAGTGTGGGGGCATAGTCTCtaccaccgatgatcatgttgatggtaCGAGCCGGTGACAGCGGCTTCGGTGGGCCTTGGCGTTCACGACCTCTGGCAAAGTTTTTCCTCCCATTATCGCTCAGCAGCTCTTTGAGGTGTCCTTGATGCAACATACTCACAACCTCTTACCTGAGGGTGATGCAATCTTCTGTCTTGTGTCCGCATTCCTATTGGAATTCACAGAGGGCGTTAGATTTTCTAGTGCTCGGGTCGGACCTCATCTTTATCGCCAGATCCACCTTCGTTTTGAGTTTCCCTAGGGCGTAGACTATTTCTATAGGTGACACACAAAAAATGTGAGCAGACAATAAGGGAGGCATACCTCTCTTGTTCCGATGAGTCCCCACCCTCGGCCTAGATGGGCCGTCGTCATAATGGAAGGAAGACAGGGCGGGGGCCCTGACGTATGGCTGATGTCGTTCCCTGTTTGGTCGCGAGACCAGGTGATCTCTCTTTGTGTTATCTCTTCGTTCTTTCCTGGGCTTGGCTTGCACCGAGATAAGACATCGAGTCAGTCCATTAAGGTCGTCATTATCTGCTCGGACTTCGGCACAATAAGCATTATAGATTTCATCCCAATTGGTTGGAGGGTACTTCATCAACCGGCTCAGCAACTTTCTGGTTGCTCTTGAGCCCTGTTTATCAACCCGTTCTGAAAGGTTGCGACTGCCGTCCCTTCAGACACATTTGGTAGGGCCATCCTTACCGTGTTGAATCtggcgaggaagtccctcaatCTCTCTCCTAAGGACTGCTTGATGGCGAAGATGTCATTTAATCTTTGTCTCGGATTTCTTGGCCCCGGCATGCGCCGTCACGAACTTATCTGCCATTTATTCGAAGGTttctatggagcgggattgtagcTCTGAATAACATGTTAATGCCCATCCCGTTAGGGTCTcgccaaatttcttcaacaaaatagaGGATGCTTGTTCCTTGGTGAGGTCGTTACCCTTCACGGTTGTGACGTAATGAGTCACGTGATCTTCGGGGTCAGTCATTCCGTCATATATCCTAAGATACGACGATATtttaaaggtctttggtatggcatatGGGACCGCTTCCTCGCTATACGGCTGCTCTACAAATCTGTCGGCGTCTCTCTTTGGCAGTTGCTTATAATTAGGGGCGCCATGTATCTTGTCGACTcgttcttggtgttctttcatcTCATCTCTGAGTGTTTtgttttcattctccatttcttccatccttTTTAGAACAGCGGCGAGGACGTCGTCACCTAAATTGTTAGTAACATTTTGAGTAATACCTGGTGTCGGTTGGTCGTCCTGCCCGTTGCACTGTGTGGGCTCTTGCGGTCTCTATGTTCGTGCATGAAGCGAGTTTGTTAATCACACTAACTAAAGTAACGGTCAGCCATGCTTCGACGAGCTTTTTCATGGCCGGTGCCGTTCCCTCTCCTGTGAACGTGGAGGCCCCTTTTTCATTTCGTTTTGTTATGCTACAATGGGGGAGGCGACCTCTCGCGCCTAAGGGAGGCAGTTGGTGTCACATCATCGCCTAGTGTTTCACAGCTCTCGTTAATAGCGTTCATGAGGTTGCTAGGGAAGTCACTTGTCACTTTAGTCATATCTCCTTGGTTACCTGCTATGTAGGTTTCTGTACGTGCAGAGAAAGAGAAAGATCTTGTGGTTGTTATGTTAGTAACTCACGTGAGTTGTAGAtctaaaagaaattaaaaaaatagctaAGAAATTTCCACGGACGGCGCCAAactgtttgacccaaaatttagattCGGGTTCAACCAATTAGATTTAAATAAAGTAGAGTCAATCTTAGCTAATATTAATACCCAAAAGATAAAATAACCGATTTTGTAATAGATAATATGTATGTTTAATCGAAAGGCAGTAAATTGGATAACACTAACAAAATTCAATGACCTAAAAGGTGGAAGATaacattaaataataataaataatgatGAATGACATTCAAGTAAATAAGAACATGTGAATCGTCTGAAAAGGGGTAAAATTTGCGGATATCTCTtttgacaatgatgaatgattgatgaTCTTTTGAATATTCAAGTAGTGAAAAGGTATTTCTCGTGTGCTCGCAATAAAGCCAGATTCTCTCTATCAAGTCAATGTGTTTTCTTACAAGTGAATATCTCAATTCTCCTATGattgtgtctctttctatttatagggaacatatTCTTAAAAATCCTAATAGTACAGgtacagagaatatccactagaatattctcttttgtaTCATATCCTAAAACTAACCGTTATAATACTGTCTAAGATGTTCGACCTAGACCTTGATCTTTGCCGACTCTTCGACCGCACCCTTCATCACTTCAGGGACCACTTCGACCTTGGGCAGGTCTTTGTTTAAGTCGTACCGATAACATGTGGTAGTCTGCGAGTGCCTCTTTAATGTTAACATGATTTGATTATATCAGAAGTAATTTTTGACCCATACAcctatttttatgaattattgtCACATCACTAATATCATCCTCCACGATCCGTACCCTCAGCTCGGCTAAACTATAAATTTATATACTACCAAATAAGTGAAGTCACCCGTAGATTTTCTACCAAGAGCATCCGTCAGCCTTCCCCGAATGACACAAAATATCAATCCAATGTATATAAATTAGAATTTTACTCCTCTCGTCAGGGGCGGACCTAGCGTATTAccgacgggttcaattgaacccataacttttgacaCGGAGTAAAAATTTACATGTAGAAATTTATTAAACTTGTAAAAATTGTAGATATGAACCAATAACTTTACAAATTTAGTGAGTTTAATactaaaaacttttaaaaaaatgaacCCATAGAATTTAAATATTGAATCCGCCTCTGCCTCTTGTTTgtcttttagttttcttttaatcTTCAAAGACTTAGTTGCTTCATGGGTTTGTATTTGCAATTTTCAAATTATGTATGTATCTTGATCCTTACGTTTTTGTTGCTTGTATTACTCCCGAGGCGGATTCAAATTTTTAAACTTTATGGTTCATCATTTAAGGTTTTTagtattgaacccattatatttttaaagttatgagttcatatctattatttttgtaattttaaagaaTTTTTACGTATAAATTTTCATTTCGCGtcgaaagttatgagttcaattgaacTCGCCATTAATACACTATATATGCCCCTGATTACTGCTAGTATTGAAAATTTACTTTAGCTTATGAGTTTTGTGGTAAACTTTAAAAAACTTCATGACATTCTTACAATACTATTggtaatttttttcattttgaatttctttattACAATCCACAGTGATTGAAGGTCATATTTGACCTTTTGAAAATACTAGCAATGTCAAGTTAATTTAGACCGTTAATTCAAGATCAAAGTACTTATATATTCCAACCAATAGGTGGAAAGAATATATAGTAGTTTCCCAAATCCTAAAGGATTATGAGATTAAATGGGATTTACTCCTTAAAAAATACTACTCCTATATCAGTTGACTGGTCTATTCAGAATCCTtcaacttttatttatttactattttattttcaGAATCCTTCACTAATCAAATAACTAATTATATTTAACGGCCACAAGGTTGGTAGAGGTAAGGTTAGCGTATTCTCCCCAGATCTCACGGTGCGGAATAATACTTGGTATGTTATTATTGTCGTTGTTAGTTAAAATCTGAAATTGACAATTGAGACTTGCTCAGTTGGTAAAAGCACCCCCACTCACAATCGTTAGGTCCTGAATTTGAGTCGGAGGAGAAGTGATCCTCCTATTTTGGGAGGggttttaaaaaggaaaaaaaaattgaaattgaatATGACTTGGAAAAGAACTCCTTGTGCCGCGCAGATTTCATCATAATTCTTCTACCATTGACGCCATATATAATGCAGCCCTTTGAATTTTTTCTCTTTAATTCTTCGGTTCGCATTATACAAAATTTAgcattttattttttctaattaataatctgcaaacaaaaaaaaaagttggtAAGCTCCCCAGAGTTTTTGAACAATGATCGCCGTCAAGATTCCGGTATTATTACAACCCTTTGCTCTTACAAAGCTGCAATAttcttttcctttaatttttcaatttcaaaaaatatattttacattCCTGTTGTTTTTTTCGTTGAAAAATTAGTGTTCTTCTTCTAGTTGTTTCTTCTCCATAATCTGTTAAATTTAGTATCTTATTATTGCAGCGAACATGATATAACCAAAAGTTTGTTATGGCCACTAAACAAGGGTCAAGTGGCAAAGTtgggtttttttttaatttttccttaCAAAGTTGGGTTAATTTCATGTGTGATTACTGAAATTTACATGTTATATCAATAAAATCCATTATTAAATTCACTAAACTTTACCCGTTTGTATCAGTAAAAGGTGGTAAAAATATATAAGTTAACTGATATAACATGTAAAGTTTATTGACTTTAGTAGTGCAATAACTAGTCTTGTGACTTTACTGATATAATTCCGTAAAGTTTAGTGATCACGCGTAAATTAACCTGACAAAGTTTGTATATTTGTTTCTTTGCCGGGGAATTAATgtggaaacaaaaaagaaaataaatcttATCAATATGCTACATGGTGTACTATCAGTGTGTAAAACTTAAACGCGATAGGATTTACTAATTAAACTTCTTTCGACGTTTCCTGTTGGCTCTCTAAGGATGCAGCAGTGAAAACTGGAAAATCTGAACAAAGTGAATTATTTCTGAAGTTGAAATTGAGGAATGAAAGTGAGAGAAGTCATGAAGATGCAGAACGTGTTAAGGCAGATAGATGTCCTGCAAATACTGAGACTTCAAAGAGGTGCAATTTTAGACAGATggaaatttcttttttaaaattaattcatTCAGTTCCTTTGTTATGATGTACGCTCTTGGTAATAATTCTGAATtggctttttattttttttaacagtGAGAATGCTCATGTGAATTATATTATAGGTCTATTTAACTTGAtagtgcaaaaaaaaaaaaaacaattacacTATTAACATAAATTCTATCAACAGTTGCAGAAGCACAGCTCTTTGAAACTTAACCATATTTCCTTCAAAACCAACTCCTTTTTTCTTATCAACTGTACTTTAGACACATTGgttcattttcttgaaaaaaCAAGAAACAATTACTAGTTTTTCATATCTTTTGTAGTACTACTTGTTATTCTTTCCTTATCGATTGTTTTCGCCCTTGCAGGAGAATGATGATGCATTAATAGCAAAGATAGAGGAATTGAAGAAGGAAATTGGCATACTCTCTTGTGTATTGAAGAAGAGTGCAAAATCTTGCATGCGACTTAAAATAGAGAACAAGAACTTGCTGGTCAGTTGTCTATTCATTTATTTATGAGTTTTAAGTTCAAGCACTAACAAtgcaaaaatatttataaagtaaTTATGAACAAATTTCTATAAGAAACTTAATTGATTGCCTGATAAAAATGATAGCTAACATGCTATTGTTTAATATATTAAACTACATTGATTTTGTAAATATTTCTAATGGAGCAGCAAGAATTGAAGCAAAAATGTAGCAAGGATGAAATCTCAAAACTTGAATCAATGAACCCTGATGGGAATTCACAATCTCTTGATGATGACAATGAAGAACAATACCAGACTAGTTCAGAATCATCGGTCGAGTTCAGCTCTTCTCCAGATTGCTATTCGGATGATGATGATGGAGATTCTGATTCACTCCCACTCTTGCAATTGAAAAGTAAACAACAATAACTGTAAATGGATGATGTGTTCACAGAATTCCAATTACACTGGAGAAGCTATTCTTACAATCTGTAGAAGGTTTTAATTTATCCTTTTGGATTAAAGTTTCTGTTGCGACTTGGGTCATTAATGATTTTTTacagctctctctctctcaataatGGTCGGGTTGGGCTGACCCGTTAACGGCCTAGTTCAACCCGGCCCGGTAGGTAGTGTGGTGGGATAGGTCGTAGAGGGGGCTAGGATCGGTCGGAACGGGTTCAATTTGGGGTACCGATGTCCGGAACCCAGAACCCGGCTAGCCTTTGTGCTTGAAGCTTTCATGTTCTACTATTCAGCACGGTGAAGAATATTTAGTAGTAATCTTGTGAAAAGGAGTCAACAGCGAAATGGTATTGGAGAGTAAATACACTAAGATAAACGTCCGGGACAATTGGAAGATAAAAGTATTTAAATCGACGAAAATTGCTATCATGTCTCATCGAACATTGTACTTGGATGGAAATAGTAGTGTTGCGGGTAAAATAAGAAAATGACAAAGAAACAGAGGACTTATACCTGGAAGAATGAACGAAACTGGAAAGTAAAGAATtacattttataattaaaatagtTGTACATTGGCTTTTCTTTGAAATAAGCATCGCTGCTCTTGAACGATTGGAAAGTTTGACCTGCTTTAATTGAGTATAATTTTTCAAAGTAACCGAGGGGTAGAAAGAGAAGAGAGAAGTGATGAGAGCACAAATCAAAAAAAGGCAGCCCGATGCACTAATCTTCCGATATACGCGGGGTCCGGGGACGGGCcggaccacaaaggtctattgtacgcagccttaaaGATTTGTTATTTCATTCAGATTACAGCACGAACATGCGATAAGATTATAACAACAGAATTCACAAACCTTGGTGAACTACAACTTGGATTGACACAGAAGTATCGTAGCACCAGAGTATACAGACCTTGCATCATCTGCAAAATGAGAACACCTGATGTTAGCCAATATTAGCATTAAAAATAGACCTTCTGAGCACAAAGCTTACTGCAATCCTTTAAATATGCGCTTTATTTTCGCATGCAATGTCAATCGAGAATGTGTATAATGTCACACATACAGGCCTAACTATGACGCCACATAACATGAATATACCTGCTAGTCTGGCCAAACAATACTCTGCAGGAACATTGCTTTCTACTTCAACAGCAACTTTAGCAGCTGCAATCCCAACTGCTACACTTTGCATGACATCCAAACCAGCACACAACGAAGCTATCATCCCACCAACTAAGCAATCTCCAGCACCTGTAAGCCTCACTACTGAAGCAGAAAGTGCAGGAAAATGGACAGCAAAAAGATTTGAGATCGGCCCACACTTTGAAGTACCAAAAAGCTGATCCCTTGGACAAACTGTATCAATAGCTTCGTATAACTGTTTACTGAAGTGAGAGGGTTGGTTTTCCTTGAAAACAAGTTTCTCAAGATTGGACTTTGCATTGGAGCATAAGAATACCCCATGTGATCCAAGCGTTACAACAACTACCTTAACACCTTTGTCCAGCAATAGCCATATTGCAGGTTTAAGCATTTGGAACAAAGATTCCTTGGACAGCTTTATAGTACCATGATCTTTCCGAATTGTATGAAATATGTCTCTGCCGGATATGGCATTTGCCATGGCAATAAGTTCATCTTCATTAGGTGATGCAAAACTTACCTGCAAGAACCTTATTATTTAGTTACTATAACAATGATATTACTTATCTAAGAAAAGAAATTCATGCAAAAGGACTTTCTGTGCCTCACAAGGAAAGATACTTATACAGCCAATTCAAAAAGAATCTTCCTGACTCATGGAACTTCCCAATGCTAGAACAATTCAACACCATCTTTTTCTGCTAATAAGTGTTTTACGCCAAATCGCTATGAGTCGCCTTTATGTTTGAAGCTTCATGTTCTAATATTCAGCATGATAAAGAATATTTTAGCAAATTCTTCAATAGAACATGAGTATAATAAGTTTTCTTCAGAGTTTTTTGCCTCTAGAATGTAAAAGAAACCACCTCTATGACTAATTCTTGTTCCAACAAATTCAAATTGCTGTACTCAAGTCCAATGTAAGCATCCGGGAAGATCCAAGATTTTGGTCTAACAGAAATATCTACACATATTGTTTGAGAAAACACAATCCAGATGGATCTATACATTCAGAAGGTAGAAATCTGAAAGTACAGCTGAAGGGTTTAGGATTTAGTTTCATGTACCAGCAGAACTAGTTATTCTAAACagacttttaataattaaaagatgCAGCAAACTTTCCTCTTGTTAAGTCTGAAATTTAAAATCCAGATGAAAAGGCATATACACAAGATCTGGAGAACTCACATACTGGACAACTGAAGCAACTCTTCTAGATTTGGCGACTGATACAGGCTCAAACCAGACTGGAGTATTAAACTGAGCAGCCACTGAGAGGAACATATTTGAAATGGTTCATAAGTATCTTCGCATGTCACAAAAGTAGCAGATAAAGACAACAGCGACACTGAGTATCTTATGCCATTTACAAACAAGAGACATTAGCCTGCAAGCAGTAAGCAGGTCTTCGTTCTTTCTAGTTAGAATGGATTGGTTACACCTATCCAATAGATACTCCCACTGAGGAAGATGACCATTCAAGACAAGACTCCAAATACTCATAGCAGATGAACATCCAGTGAAACTTTAAATGGTTGGATCAACAAAATGGTGAACTGTATTGGTATTAGTAGTAGTATTAGTTAAGAAGTTTGCAAATTAATCATAACAATATTATGCAAAATTTTCTTTCTAATACAGATAAACTTCATATATAATCCAGCACTTATTTAGGCCAAAGTTCCTATAGACATTAAACATACGTGCGGAACTCAGCCAGAAGTATTTTTACGTACATTTTTTACTATAGATACATTCCTTGGGAACCATTAATGGATCGGTAGTTAGAGATAGATTGCTCGAGCAGAAGAAAATATGCTTTGTAGTTTTAAGCTTCAAGATTATTTTCGAAAATGCAATTTAAGCATGTGCTTCCTCTTTAACCATAAGTATGATATGTTCTTTTTGGTCAATGAAGAGCATATATGTGATACCTTGAGAAGCACTAAGTTTTGCTATGCATATCACGATTTGATGGATAGTCGTATATACAATGAAAATCTTAGCACCTCCCAAACAAAGAAATGCAAATTGTGTCACATGTATAGAGGAAGGTATTTACTTTGACAAGATGCTTCAAGAGAAGAAGAAGTCAAATTTGCATCCACCATCAATATTGGAGCAGAACTTATTTTGCACTTGAACTTTTCAATCCACCTTGGGGTGAGAAACTTTTCCTGTTTTAGAGGCATTAAACGCACATCAATAGCAGGTAACAGGGAGTATTACCTTTTAACTGCTTGATCTTTTGAAATCAACTCACAATTGATTCTACCCTAGCTACGCCAGCTGCCACTTCACCTTTCTCATCAAAGATATAGCAAACAACAGCAGTCTCAATATTGCGATTTCTCTGAATACCTAATCAGGATGAATGATCAGATTCTGCAGTTGATCTTTTCAACATTCGGTGACTCCAATTTCAAGACATGACGTTGTTTATTTACATGGTATGCAGCTAGCCTTCTTTTGTTAGAAGGCAATTTGTTTCCATTTACTGAAAACATCGCTCCAGTCCAGAGTGGGCAAAATTATTTCCCAAGCACTCGGGAATGTGGCATAGGGAGGAAAAAGAGGAAGTAAAAGGTTAAAAAGGTTACCTTCTGTGGATAATCCAGCAGATTCCCAATGTCCCAGTAGCAAATTTCCTATAAAAAGAGGGCGAAACTCCTCAACTAATTGTTTGCTGTTCTAGAATGATGAGACAGAAAAGCTTGTACTCACAGGAGAattagaaaaattcaaaaagaaaaaaaaatattagaaataaaCTTTCTTTATAGACTATCTGAAATCATGATGCTATCCAATTATTAAAGTAGCAATGTCAAGTTATATCATTTAAGCCACATATATGCCGGTAAAACTGCACTCGAATGTAGATGATATAAATAGGGTAATAGCAATAGATTTGCCTGTAACATTCAGAAGGTGGAAATTCAAATTAATTTGCTTTTGCAGCCTTTGCTTTCAATTGACAGGATACTACAAGTCATAAGATGGGGGAGAACATAACTTGCTTATATTATTCACGCAGAATGTTGAGGTTTCTTGGTAAAGATGACATGGATATTACCACTTCTGAAAGTAGACCACAAATCCAATTTGTGAGGAATGACAAAAGTATGTAAGCATCATGTTGTTGTGAACTTATCAGTTATTACCAATAAAATGTGGGAAGAGTTGCAGCAGAACAGCTCTAACCATATAGAGAACTCACCTGCCATGTCAAATCCAACGGCGCTTATCATGAATGGTCTTGCTTCAAGCTTTGAGATGCAATCAGCAACATTCCTTGCCACACCACCGAATGAAAAGATAACCTGAAGTGAATAGCAGAGTCGTACATTAAGATATGAACCTTTTTGCATGCTGCAGAAAGGCTGGTAAAGAAGACTAATTGTAAACCTATTTTTACAGATTAGACTTCTGTTTGAATTTAAATACTCTGTGAGCGGCAGCGCCTAGCGTGAGCCTTATTGAAAACGGCCTAGCTAACAAACAATCTTTCTAAAGCAAGAAGCAATGGCACAACAGCTGCACAAAATCTCTCATCAGTGTTTCCCATgtgcttcattttctttttccttttgataATCGTGGTGTCCGGGCCAGATTGTGCGCACCTTAACTAATTCCACggggtacctgctacctcccaccggCACAAGTACTGTGGTAACTCTGTCCACCAAGGATTTTGACTACTTCATTTTCTTCATTCATATTTGAGATATTAATTCCTCTATAGTTCATCGAAACCAAAGGATGGCTAGTTTAGTTTCTCCAAGATAGAGGGAGAGATTTCAAGTAATAAACCCATGACAATATGATGGTCATTATGTAACCCTATCACAGAGACACAAATTAAGGACTATTTTACGCATGATTGATTTTcaataaaaagaaataagaaaccTTTCCTTTTGCCCCATATGAGTATGTAGGAAGTAATTGTCTTTCATTGTTTTGTCCATTGTGTTCTTTAtgatctctctctcttttcttttttttgtaagAAATGAGTTATGATCTCTTTTTCCTATTATCTGAAAATTTTTAAACATTTTTTATCATCAGTCTACCGGAAACAACCTCTGCCTTTTTAAGGATAGGGTTAAGTTTTGCGTACACacactagttttttttttttggtcgttATCATCAGTGGCGGACCCACGTGGTGTctagcgggttcaactgaacccgcttcaccaaaaaataataccgtgtatatgtataaattaggattaaagctACTATTTTACTACTAAAGTTATGTACTCCTAATattgaacccgcttgcacaaaatcctgggtccgccactgGTTATCATCGGTCGTCACACTTATACTAGAGCAGTAATTAGTAAATTGTTAATCATATACATGAATATACTTATGGTCCAGAAAAAGCATAAGTCAAAAAAGTTGATACCTTTCCAGGAGTGGAGGTCCCTGGATTAGCAGGCATGGAAGATGTGGCATTTACATCCAACACCATTCCCCCAATCACTACTGGCTCTACTGTTAAGTTTCTAGCTTGCCCCTCTTTGTAAGAACCCTAATTTGAGCATATTAAAGTATGAATTACGAACCAAAGATATGTTCAGCAGTAATTGAAAGTGACCAATAGAGATTTTGTGAAAACATTCTCACCGATTGGATGCCATTAATGGTTTCATTTTCCGGTGAATTCTTATCGGGAAAACGATTCATCTGAAAATGTTAATCTCCGTTTAGTGCACTGAATTATGGGACTCCTCTCCGATATTGGGCCTTCTGTAATCTATTCGTTCTTTGGGccttttttctcttctatttgtaACTAGAAATAGAGTTACGGTATTTTGGCATGGCGTGACAAGGTACTTACATAATTAGCAGAAAATAGCCCTAGTTATAGATATTGGCATTGAATAGCCAATAAATATATATCACAACAATAATGTATGTCAtaactttttcttcttccttatgtatatcaacatgtatattaaaattttatttctcTTCTTTGTATATCTAAAATatgaaatcatatatatagtAATTTAACATTTATTGTTGCCTTTTTATCAatgtatatcacaataaaataattatattatttgtatatcgcGGTGTATAACACATCGAATGTatatcaattttttttctttgtata
It encodes the following:
- the LOC107788538 gene encoding pseudouridine kinase, with the translated sequence MNRFPDKNSPENETINGIQSGSYKEGQARNLTVEPVVIGGMVLDVNATSSMPANPGTSTPGKVIFSFGGVARNVADCISKLEARPFMISAVGFDMAGNLLLGHWESAGLSTEGIQRNRNIETAVVCYIFDEKGEVAAGVARVESIEKFLTPRWIEKFKCKISSAPILMVDANLTSSSLEASCQMAAQFNTPVWFEPVSVAKSRRVASVVQYVSFASPNEDELIAMANAISGRDIFHTIRKDHGTIKLSKESLFQMLKPAIWLLLDKGVKVVVVTLGSHGVFLCSNAKSNLEKLVFKENQPSHFSKQLYEAIDTVCPRDQLFGTSKCGPISNLFAVHFPALSASVVRLTGAGDCLVGGMIASLCAGLDVMQSVAVGIAAAKVAVEVESNVPAEYCLARLADDARSVYSGATILLCQSKL